In Candidatus Paceibacterota bacterium, the following are encoded in one genomic region:
- a CDS encoding YebC/PmpR family DNA-binding transcriptional regulator, producing MAGHSKWAKVKHFKGALDAKRGKIFSKLSKEITIAAKIGGGDPDLNPRLRMVLLKCRAANMPSDNIERAVKKGTGGGEAANFEDLTYEIYGPHGVAVLVEVSTDNRNRSASEIRSLVTKNGGSIATQGAVSRLFRRKGQIIVPRDAASEDELMEVALEAGAEDFKAEPQGYEIITDPSHFEAVHKQIEAKHIKADLAAVTELPTVTVPLPDERAVAAINKLIEALEDHDDVKEIYSNAELPDDAPKAGG from the coding sequence ATGGCTGGACATAGCAAATGGGCGAAGGTTAAGCATTTCAAAGGCGCGCTGGACGCCAAGCGGGGAAAGATCTTCTCCAAGCTGAGCAAGGAGATCACCATCGCCGCCAAGATCGGCGGCGGCGACCCGGACTTGAACCCGCGGCTGCGCATGGTGCTGCTCAAGTGCCGCGCCGCCAACATGCCGAGCGATAACATCGAGCGGGCGGTCAAGAAAGGCACCGGCGGCGGCGAGGCGGCCAACTTCGAAGACCTGACCTACGAGATTTACGGGCCGCACGGCGTGGCCGTGCTGGTCGAGGTCAGCACCGACAACCGCAACCGCTCAGCCTCCGAGATCCGCAGCCTGGTCACCAAAAACGGCGGCAGCATCGCAACGCAAGGCGCGGTCAGCCGGCTGTTCCGTCGCAAAGGGCAGATCATCGTCCCGCGTGACGCCGCCAGCGAGGACGAGTTGATGGAAGTGGCGCTGGAAGCGGGCGCCGAGGATTTCAAGGCGGAGCCGCAGGGCTACGAAATCATCACCGACCCGTCACACTTCGAGGCGGTCCACAAGCAAATCGAGGCCAAGCACATCAAAGCCGATCTGGCCGCGGTCACGGAACTGCCCACCGTCACCGTGCCGCTGCCAGACGAGCGGGCAGTGGCCGCCATCAACAAGTTGATCGAAGCGCTGGAGGACCACGATGACGTGAAAGAAATCTACTCGAATGCAGAGCTGCCGGACGATGCCCCTAAAGCCGGCGGGTGA